The following are from one region of the Ignavibacteriota bacterium genome:
- a CDS encoding CPBP family intramembrane metalloprotease — translation MREQIKSFIEHNRWITFVELSLAIFILLAIELGWITQFIILAIVLYAWFSLWLRGKGWSDFGLKKPENWKKTISLALLVGIIFQGLSLYVIEPFLGKLTGDIPDVSFFRPMVGNVPQLLFYFVLSWTFAAFIEEMIYRGYLMHRIADLFNRNNTGWIVGLILSNLLFGFGHLYQGLSGMIITAITGFIFAWLYFATNRNLWAAILAHGIYDTIGFLMIFLGVYPGI, via the coding sequence ATGCGCGAACAAATAAAATCATTTATCGAACACAACAGATGGATTACCTTCGTTGAGTTATCACTAGCAATTTTCATTTTACTAGCAATAGAACTTGGCTGGATAACACAGTTTATAATATTAGCTATTGTTCTTTATGCCTGGTTTTCATTATGGTTGAGAGGAAAAGGGTGGAGCGATTTTGGTTTAAAGAAACCAGAAAACTGGAAGAAGACAATATCACTCGCATTGTTAGTCGGAATTATTTTTCAGGGATTAAGCCTTTATGTTATTGAACCTTTCCTCGGAAAGCTAACTGGCGATATTCCTGATGTTAGTTTTTTCAGACCAATGGTGGGAAATGTTCCTCAATTACTTTTTTATTTTGTATTATCATGGACATTTGCTGCATTCATTGAAGAAATGATTTATCGTGGTTACCTGATGCACAGGATTGCAGATTTGTTCAACAGAAATAATACAGGATGGATTGTTGGACTGATACTTTCCAATTTGTTATTTGGCTTCGGTCATCTGTATCAGGGTTTATCCGGGATGATCATCACAGCAATAACAGGTTTCATATTTGCCTGGCTTTACTTCGCAACAAACAGAAATCTCTGGGCAGCAATTTTAGCTCATGGAATTTATGATACTATTGGTTTCCTGATGATTTTTCTTGGCGTATATCCGGGAATTTAA
- a CDS encoding amino acid permease → MKKYFIKKPLHILLEEVHGENRLRRILGPVALTSLGVGAIIGTGIFVLTGVAAHDKAGAAVVLSFSVAGIACIFAALCYAEFASMVPVAGSAYTYAYATLGELFAWIIGWDLILEYAVASATVAHGWSHYFQDFIGIIGLHLPPELTKAPFDFDVATGQFVSTGSVVDITAIIIALIITIILVKGIKESSGFNTSMVIIKLAVVLLVIIVGAMYINSANWEPFAPFGYAGLSIFGHTIWGETGAGGVPVGVLAGAAMIFFAYIGFDSVSTHAEEAKRPHRDVPIGIITSLILCTVLYILVSGVITGMVPYDKIDIDAPVSNAFKQVGLEWAQFIVSLGAIAGITSVLLVMMLSQPRIFLAMARDGLLPENIFGAVHEKFRTPWKSTILTGIFVALLGGFLPLRILAELVNIGTLFAFVVVCAAVLIMRKTHPEAERPFKAPLFPFVPIMGIITCLILMFSLPEENWLRLFVWLAIGFAIYFLYSVKHSKLRKLNQNELKD, encoded by the coding sequence ATGAAAAAATACTTTATTAAAAAGCCACTTCATATCCTGCTGGAAGAAGTACACGGTGAGAATCGATTAAGAAGAATTCTTGGCCCGGTTGCATTGACAAGCCTTGGAGTTGGAGCGATAATCGGAACCGGAATTTTTGTCCTGACCGGCGTAGCTGCACATGATAAAGCAGGCGCAGCAGTTGTGCTTTCATTTTCGGTCGCTGGTATTGCCTGTATCTTTGCAGCATTATGTTATGCTGAATTCGCTTCAATGGTTCCCGTTGCCGGTTCTGCTTATACTTATGCATACGCTACTCTTGGTGAATTATTTGCATGGATAATTGGTTGGGATCTTATTCTTGAATATGCTGTTGCTTCTGCTACAGTTGCACACGGATGGTCTCACTACTTTCAGGATTTTATCGGGATTATCGGGTTACATCTTCCGCCTGAATTAACAAAAGCACCGTTTGATTTTGATGTTGCAACAGGACAGTTCGTCTCAACAGGTTCAGTCGTTGATATTACAGCTATAATAATCGCACTGATTATTACTATAATACTTGTTAAAGGAATTAAAGAGAGCTCAGGATTTAATACAAGTATGGTAATAATAAAGTTAGCTGTTGTTTTACTTGTAATAATTGTCGGTGCAATGTATATAAATTCAGCTAACTGGGAACCATTTGCACCTTTCGGTTATGCTGGTTTGAGTATTTTCGGTCATACAATCTGGGGTGAAACCGGAGCCGGAGGAGTTCCGGTTGGAGTTCTTGCAGGTGCTGCGATGATATTTTTTGCTTACATAGGTTTTGATTCTGTCTCTACTCATGCAGAGGAAGCAAAGAGACCACACCGTGATGTCCCGATTGGTATTATTACTTCTCTGATTTTGTGTACAGTACTTTATATTCTGGTCTCCGGTGTAATTACAGGAATGGTGCCTTACGACAAAATTGATATTGACGCACCCGTGTCAAATGCATTCAAACAAGTTGGTTTGGAGTGGGCACAATTCATCGTTTCGCTTGGAGCAATTGCCGGAATAACATCCGTCCTTCTAGTTATGATGCTTAGTCAACCAAGAATTTTCCTGGCAATGGCTCGTGATGGTCTTCTTCCTGAAAATATTTTTGGTGCAGTTCATGAAAAATTCCGGACGCCATGGAAATCAACTATTCTTACAGGAATTTTTGTTGCTCTGTTAGGTGGATTTTTGCCGCTGAGAATACTGGCAGAACTTGTGAATATAGGTACCTTGTTCGCATTTGTTGTAGTGTGTGCGGCTGTACTGATAATGAGAAAAACTCATCCTGAGGCTGAAAGACCATTTAAAGCGCCTTTGTTTCCGTTCGTTCCTATAATGGGAATTATAACCTGCCTCATTCTTATGTTTTCACTTCCCGAAGAAAATTGGTTGAGATTATTTGTTTGGCTGGCAATTGGTTTTGCAATCTATTTCCTTTATAGTGTAAAACACAGTAAGCTTAGAAAGCTAAACCAAAATGAATTGAAAGATTAA
- a CDS encoding PepSY domain-containing protein → MNTRNILSVFIITLTLCSFSIGQPQLANSQPLSSILKSVEAQKIGIIANAELDEGLWEVKVCNSGECQKLYIDPISGMEKFRKGTDREELPPADALLISTIIESLESKGTKDIKEVEFEDGLWEVKFRKSANKPKLYIDPLSGEEKASY, encoded by the coding sequence ATGAACACCAGAAATATCTTATCAGTTTTTATAATAACTCTTACGCTCTGTTCATTTTCAATAGGTCAGCCGCAGCTTGCAAATAGTCAACCTCTCTCGTCAATATTAAAATCGGTTGAAGCTCAGAAAATTGGAATCATTGCAAATGCCGAACTTGATGAAGGTTTGTGGGAAGTAAAAGTTTGCAATTCGGGTGAATGCCAGAAACTTTATATTGATCCGATTTCTGGTATGGAAAAGTTCAGGAAAGGAACTGACAGAGAAGAATTACCGCCTGCAGATGCTCTGCTAATCTCGACGATCATCGAATCACTTGAATCCAAGGGAACAAAAGATATAAAAGAAGTTGAATTCGAAGATGGCTTGTGGGAAGTTAAATTCCGTAAATCAGCAAATAAACCTAAACTGTATATTGATCCATTAAGTGGCGAAGAAAAAGCATCGTATTAG
- a CDS encoding T9SS type A sorting domain-containing protein, whose protein sequence is MFTGFRKSGDHKIHLEGNSLSSGVYFIVLRTSKKNYTHKILLLK, encoded by the coding sequence ATTTTTACAGGATTCAGAAAATCCGGCGATCACAAAATTCATCTGGAAGGAAATTCATTATCTAGCGGCGTATATTTCATTGTATTGAGAACATCGAAAAAAAATTATACGCATAAAATTTTGCTTTTGAAGTGA
- a CDS encoding M28 family peptidase, with product MKLKATLSLQFLFSIFCFSQTYDPFIEQVIDETNLDSLVSYVRILSGEDSVVIGDSTVLITQRVSSTGNDLAAEYIKEKLTGYGLEIYDQHYSASGRNIYAIQRGTLYPEEYYIYSAHYDAVTYFCADDDASGCAGVVEAARILSSYQFEYSIVYGFWDEEEIGLVGSAFFAEQADSNQLNIKGVIQFEMSGWDSNNDGLMDIHTRNISNSVLLGNFMKNIDTLYNLPTVPVVYNPGTTASDHSSFWQHNYSAICFSEAYYGGDFNPYYHSSQDRIDKFNLTYFHNVSKLGIATIAALALENFVVSVPDDGILPSAFSITNYPNPFNSSTIIQYYLTDDDNISLDL from the coding sequence ATGAAACTTAAAGCAACTCTTTCATTACAATTCTTATTCTCAATATTTTGTTTTAGTCAAACTTATGATCCATTCATTGAGCAAGTAATTGATGAAACAAATTTAGATTCATTAGTTTCTTATGTCCGGATTCTTTCAGGAGAAGATTCTGTTGTCATTGGTGATTCAACTGTGTTAATAACGCAAAGAGTAAGTTCAACAGGGAATGATCTGGCTGCTGAATACATTAAAGAAAAATTAACAGGTTATGGTTTAGAAATTTACGACCAGCATTACAGTGCGAGTGGAAGAAATATTTATGCAATTCAACGGGGAACGCTCTACCCTGAAGAATACTATATCTACAGCGCTCATTATGATGCTGTAACCTATTTCTGTGCTGATGATGATGCAAGCGGTTGTGCGGGAGTTGTAGAAGCTGCAAGAATATTATCATCTTATCAGTTTGAGTATTCGATCGTTTATGGATTTTGGGATGAGGAAGAAATTGGTTTGGTTGGAAGCGCTTTTTTTGCTGAACAAGCTGATTCAAATCAATTAAACATTAAAGGTGTAATACAATTTGAAATGTCTGGCTGGGATAGTAATAACGATGGGCTAATGGATATTCACACACGTAATATTTCTAATTCTGTTTTACTTGGTAATTTTATGAAAAACATTGATACATTGTATAACTTGCCGACTGTACCGGTTGTATATAATCCGGGAACAACGGCAAGCGATCACTCATCATTCTGGCAGCACAATTATTCGGCGATTTGTTTTAGTGAAGCTTACTACGGAGGTGATTTCAATCCGTATTATCATAGCAGTCAGGACAGAATTGATAAATTTAATTTAACCTACTTTCATAATGTTTCTAAACTTGGTATCGCAACAATTGCAGCACTCGCTCTTGAAAATTTTGTGGTTTCTGTACCGGATGATGGCATTCTTCCATCAGCATTTTCTATTACAAACTATCCGAATCCGTTTAACAGCTCTACAATAATTCAATATTATTTAACTGATGATGATAACATTTCATTAGATTTGTAA
- a CDS encoding SnoaL-like domain-containing protein gives MFIKKLSVIIFIVEISSTIFIANNSDFCYSKGDSTQMKPQERIIAKEKAILDRWITGDTFGFIEAAAEEITYFDPGLEKRCTGKNDFHDWIAAFNGTFSFPDYELLDPQVQMHGEIGILTFNFIGFMKEGSKEYFNTTEVYKLIEGDWKLISSHWSQTKPKR, from the coding sequence ATGTTTATTAAAAAATTGTCTGTAATAATTTTTATAGTTGAAATCTCATCAACAATATTTATAGCTAATAATTCTGATTTCTGTTATTCTAAAGGAGATTCAACACAAATGAAACCACAAGAAAGAATAATTGCAAAAGAAAAAGCAATACTAGACCGCTGGATAACAGGCGATACATTCGGATTCATCGAAGCTGCTGCCGAAGAAATAACTTATTTTGATCCCGGTCTGGAAAAACGCTGCACAGGTAAAAATGATTTTCATGATTGGATAGCTGCTTTTAACGGAACATTCAGCTTTCCCGATTATGAATTGCTTGATCCGCAGGTTCAAATGCATGGTGAAATTGGTATTCTTACTTTCAACTTTATTGGATTTATGAAGGAAGGCAGCAAGGAATATTTTAATACAACTGAAGTTTACAAACTGATTGAAGGGGATTGGAAACTGATAAGTTCTCACTGGTCACAAACTAAACCGAAACGATGA
- a CDS encoding rhodanese-like domain-containing protein, whose product MVMNAKILAAFAMILFSTSVIAQDNSYPKAKVSFDDFKNLVSEVEPHREKRLVDLDTFLKMSNQPGVIILDSRSTFRYERIHVKGAKHLSFTDFTQNNLAEVIPSFETTILIYCNNNFDGNQIDFASKVAMPVTNSGSIITAQFNSQEKPLMMALNIPTYINLYGYGYHNVYELNELVDINDPRISFEGSIVDSTDALTPLMIEEK is encoded by the coding sequence ATGGTTATGAATGCGAAAATACTTGCAGCATTTGCAATGATACTTTTTAGTACATCGGTTATAGCACAGGACAATTCCTACCCAAAAGCTAAAGTCAGTTTTGATGACTTTAAAAACCTTGTCTCTGAAGTTGAGCCACATCGCGAAAAACGGTTGGTTGATCTCGACACATTCTTAAAGATGAGTAATCAACCTGGAGTAATTATTCTGGATAGTCGTTCAACTTTTCGTTACGAACGCATTCACGTGAAAGGAGCAAAGCACCTGAGTTTCACAGATTTTACGCAGAACAATCTTGCAGAAGTCATTCCTTCATTCGAGACAACAATACTAATCTACTGCAACAATAATTTCGATGGCAACCAGATTGATTTTGCGTCCAAAGTTGCAATGCCGGTAACTAACTCAGGCAGCATTATTACTGCACAGTTCAACTCACAAGAAAAACCGCTGATGATGGCATTGAATATACCAACTTACATAAACCTTTACGGATATGGTTATCACAATGTCTATGAATTGAATGAACTTGTCGATATAAACGATCCCCGAATCAGCTTTGAAGGATCGATTGTGGATTCTACTGATGCATTGACTCCCTTAATGATCGAGGAAAAATAA
- a CDS encoding PIN domain-containing protein — MIKIFVDSDIILDLLAEREPYYIHSARLFTLINQNKIIAYTSPLIFANLHYLLKKQTTNFVALKSLRKLKTLINILPIDERVIEQSLNSGFNDFEDAIQYYTAVNNGITLIISRNKIDYRRSKIDILTAEEFLKSLDTKLK; from the coding sequence ATGATAAAAATATTTGTTGATTCGGATATAATATTGGATTTACTTGCTGAAAGGGAGCCGTACTATATTCACTCAGCTAGATTATTCACGTTGATTAATCAAAATAAAATTATCGCTTACACGTCGCCACTTATTTTCGCAAATCTGCACTACCTTCTAAAGAAACAAACCACAAATTTCGTAGCATTAAAGAGTTTAAGAAAACTAAAAACTCTCATAAATATTTTACCAATTGATGAAAGAGTAATTGAACAATCACTTAATTCCGGATTCAATGATTTTGAAGATGCAATTCAGTATTACACGGCTGTAAATAATGGTATCACACTTATTATTTCCAGAAATAAAATAGATTATAGACGTAGTAAAATAGATATCTTGACAGCAGAAGAGTTTCTAAAAAGTTTAGATACGAAATTAAAATAG
- a CDS encoding BrnT family toxin has translation MLNMRFVWDKNKNLANIKKHKISFEEAKTVFLDDNARLIHDPEHSISEERFIILGITNKLRLLVVVHTYKEDGDVIRIISARKATRTETIYYYKVK, from the coding sequence ATATTAAATATGCGTTTTGTTTGGGATAAAAATAAGAACCTCGCTAATATCAAGAAACATAAAATATCTTTTGAAGAAGCAAAGACAGTTTTTCTTGATGATAATGCCAGACTTATACATGATCCGGAACATTCAATATCGGAAGAACGATTTATTATTTTAGGAATTACAAACAAATTAAGACTCCTCGTTGTTGTGCATACCTATAAAGAGGACGGTGATGTTATTAGAATAATTTCTGCCCGCAAAGCAACAAGAACTGAAACAATATATTATTACAAGGTGAAATAA
- a CDS encoding antitoxin — protein sequence MKKEYNFSDSIKNPYTKKLKKQISIRIEKETVEYFKKLASEIDIPYQNLMNMYLRECAQNNFKPNIHWRK from the coding sequence ATGAAAAAAGAATATAACTTCAGTGATTCCATTAAGAATCCTTATACAAAGAAACTAAAAAAACAGATTTCAATCCGTATCGAAAAAGAAACTGTTGAGTATTTCAAAAAACTGGCTTCAGAAATTGATATCCCTTATCAGAATCTGATGAATATGTATTTAAGGGAATGTGCGCAAAACAATTTCAAACCAAATATTCACTGGCGAAAGTAA
- a CDS encoding type II toxin-antitoxin system Phd/YefM family antitoxin has product MPIIKPISDLRNKSNQISELANNSNEPIFITKNGEGDLVVMSMSHYSKLQLKIDLLSKLSAAQNQKAEGDKGRTLKQVMTDIRNSINAKR; this is encoded by the coding sequence ATGCCAATTATAAAACCAATATCTGATTTGAGAAATAAATCAAACCAAATATCAGAACTTGCCAACAATTCTAACGAACCGATATTCATAACTAAAAATGGTGAAGGAGATTTAGTAGTTATGTCAATGTCTCATTATTCCAAGCTGCAATTAAAGATCGATTTACTTAGTAAACTATCCGCTGCACAGAATCAAAAAGCCGAAGGTGATAAGGGACGAACACTAAAACAAGTAATGACTGATATTCGGAATTCGATTAATGCCAAAAGATAA
- a CDS encoding type II toxin-antitoxin system RelE/ParE family toxin encodes MPKDKYQIRFLRVADEDLTEIISFIASDNPTAANAIADKIEKNIELLSENPILGRIPRDEDIKNLGYRYIIIQNYIVFYTIEERTILIHRILHGARNYKTIL; translated from the coding sequence ATGCCAAAAGATAAATATCAAATTCGATTTCTCAGAGTTGCTGATGAAGATTTAACTGAAATAATATCTTTTATTGCATCCGATAATCCGACTGCGGCAAATGCAATCGCTGACAAAATTGAAAAGAACATTGAACTTCTATCTGAGAATCCAATTCTTGGCAGAATACCAAGAGATGAAGACATCAAAAATCTTGGGTATAGATATATAATTATTCAAAATTATATCGTTTTCTATACAATCGAAGAAAGAACGATTTTAATTCACAGAATCCTGCACGGCGCTAGAAATTATAAAACAATTCTATGA
- a CDS encoding amidohydrolase, whose product MAQSKQTAFINGKIYTVNEKQPYAEAVVVEGNKIKFVGSTSEARKFIDTQTEVIDLDGKLMLPGFNDSHLHFTSGGNYLLGINLRPALSKEEFVEIIQSYILRRTLSESSWVTGGRWDHELWQDKSLPTKDLIDPVTENTPVFVSRIDGHIGLANSKALELAGINKNTPDPDGGLIERDKNGEPTGILKDNAMDLVFKIIPSPTLEENIESTLRALEEARKLGITSVQDMTQPGELEAYQQIMKDGKLTCRIYSIWPIDRYEDIVRAGITVNTEDIFIKRGGLKGYADGSLGASTAWFFEPYYSNPSNYGLANDVVTNGNLEKWSTDADRNRLQVCIHAIGDKANAYVLDMFQKIKNINSPWNRRFRIEHAQHLRKEDINRFAEIGVIASVQPYHCIDDGVWAEKRIGSERIKTTHVYHSLLESGAVVSFGTDWPVAPLNPLYGIYAAVTRETVDGKNPNGWIPSEIISVEDAVKCYTLNSAYASFEEKIKGSIEVGKLADFVVLSDDIFSIDPDEIKNVEVEMTIFNGEIVYTVRE is encoded by the coding sequence ATGGCTCAATCGAAGCAGACCGCTTTCATCAACGGAAAAATTTATACAGTTAACGAAAAGCAGCCGTATGCAGAAGCTGTTGTTGTTGAAGGAAATAAAATAAAATTCGTCGGTTCAACAAGTGAAGCAAGAAAATTCATTGATACACAAACAGAAGTAATTGATCTTGATGGAAAGCTGATGCTTCCGGGATTTAATGACAGCCATCTCCATTTTACAAGCGGAGGGAATTATTTGCTTGGAATAAATCTTCGTCCTGCACTCAGCAAAGAAGAGTTTGTTGAAATAATTCAGTCATATATTTTAAGAAGAACTCTCTCCGAATCATCCTGGGTTACAGGAGGACGATGGGACCACGAACTCTGGCAGGATAAATCTCTTCCTACAAAAGATTTGATTGATCCGGTAACAGAAAACACTCCGGTTTTTGTAAGCAGAATTGATGGACACATCGGTCTTGCAAATTCAAAAGCACTTGAGCTTGCAGGAATAAATAAAAATACACCCGATCCGGATGGTGGGTTAATAGAAAGAGATAAAAACGGAGAACCGACAGGAATTTTAAAAGACAATGCAATGGATTTGGTTTTCAAAATAATTCCCTCGCCAACTCTTGAAGAAAATATTGAATCCACTCTTCGTGCGCTTGAAGAAGCAAGAAAACTTGGAATTACAAGCGTTCAGGATATGACTCAACCGGGAGAACTTGAAGCTTATCAACAAATAATGAAAGATGGGAAATTGACCTGTAGAATTTATTCCATCTGGCCAATTGATCGGTACGAAGATATTGTCCGTGCTGGAATTACAGTTAATACTGAAGATATTTTTATTAAACGTGGTGGACTAAAAGGCTATGCTGATGGTTCACTCGGAGCAAGCACTGCATGGTTTTTTGAACCGTATTACAGCAATCCTTCTAACTACGGATTGGCAAATGATGTTGTTACAAATGGCAATCTTGAAAAATGGTCAACTGATGCAGATAGAAATCGTTTGCAGGTTTGCATCCATGCAATTGGTGATAAAGCTAATGCATATGTTCTCGATATGTTTCAGAAAATTAAAAACATTAATTCACCGTGGAACAGAAGATTCAGAATCGAGCATGCACAACATCTTCGTAAAGAAGATATAAATCGATTTGCAGAAATAGGAGTAATTGCTTCTGTTCAGCCATATCATTGCATTGACGATGGTGTGTGGGCTGAAAAAAGAATTGGATCTGAAAGAATAAAAACTACTCACGTATATCATTCGTTACTGGAGAGTGGAGCAGTAGTTTCATTCGGTACTGACTGGCCAGTTGCACCGCTCAATCCTCTCTATGGAATTTATGCAGCGGTTACACGAGAAACTGTTGACGGTAAAAATCCAAATGGCTGGATACCTTCAGAAATAATCTCTGTTGAAGATGCTGTGAAGTGTTACACATTAAATTCAGCTTACGCATCTTTTGAAGAAAAAATAAAAGGCAGTATCGAAGTCGGTAAACTGGCAGATTTTGTTGTATTGAGTGATGATATTTTTTCAATCGATCCAGATGAAATAAAAAATGTTGAAGTAGAGATGACAATTTTTAATGGCGAGATTGTTTATACGGTGAGGGAATAG
- the prmA gene encoding 50S ribosomal protein L11 methyltransferase, translating into MKKFLIYKIYTQPFDTELLSGIMWEFNITGLLENDDHVSVFISDIDLAVEAKLNSSLMKLKNENFIESFRVEKEILEDKNWNEEWEKSREVIRISDRIVIKPTFKNYSAKENEIVLTIDPKMSFGTGEHQTTKLILQLLEDTVKPGIKVLDVGSGTGILAIASIKLGASKAVAVDSDEICLDNCNENCSLNQVVDSVKILTGEIDAVNENDFDLILANIQKNVLIEIAEKLKSRLNKNGFVILSGLLDSDFDVIRNKYYSIGFEIRRIEKEDEWIALVLGF; encoded by the coding sequence ATGAAAAAATTTTTAATTTATAAGATTTACACTCAACCATTTGATACTGAGCTGCTTTCAGGAATAATGTGGGAGTTTAACATAACCGGTCTTCTTGAAAACGATGATCACGTTTCTGTTTTTATTTCTGATATTGACTTAGCTGTTGAAGCAAAATTGAATTCATCATTAATGAAATTAAAAAATGAAAATTTTATCGAATCATTCAGAGTAGAGAAAGAAATTCTGGAAGATAAAAACTGGAATGAGGAATGGGAAAAAAGCAGGGAAGTGATCCGCATTTCGGATAGAATTGTAATTAAACCTACGTTTAAAAATTACTCGGCAAAAGAAAATGAAATCGTTCTCACAATCGATCCAAAAATGTCATTCGGAACTGGTGAACATCAAACAACCAAACTTATTTTGCAATTGCTTGAAGATACTGTAAAACCCGGAATAAAAGTTCTTGATGTTGGTTCGGGAACCGGAATACTTGCCATTGCATCAATTAAATTAGGAGCTTCAAAAGCTGTTGCGGTTGATTCGGATGAAATTTGTCTTGATAATTGTAATGAGAACTGTTCATTAAATCAGGTTGTTGATTCAGTTAAAATACTGACCGGCGAAATTGATGCAGTCAATGAAAATGATTTTGACTTAATACTTGCCAATATCCAGAAGAATGTGCTTATCGAAATTGCTGAGAAGTTAAAATCAAGATTGAATAAAAATGGTTTTGTAATTCTTTCTGGTTTGTTAGACTCTGACTTTGATGTAATCAGGAATAAATATTATTCTATTGGTTTTGAGATCAGACGAATTGAAAAAGAAGATGAATGGATTGCATTGGTGTTAGGCTTTTAA